A single Arcobacter sp. FWKO B DNA region contains:
- a CDS encoding lytic transglycosylase domain-containing protein: MRVLFTIFLFSVLAFGNLISFNYDNREDIQILRELDIESEFIRDLELQSMYVKYLTQYKDYYIKSFNESGLLIPKLKEILKNEGIPTSILYLGMAESNFNLDAKSTMRAKGLWQFIPDTAKRFGLKNDEYLDERLDIEKSTLAAAKYLKYLHGIFGKWYLATIAYNCGEGRLIEGIVRLSIDIYCQENPEFCNSKEYIQYKDIISKYQQRQVGFSELNKVYNEVKKLDVSFGLADLSIVQEGISRQYIPYESRNHIKKIVSFAIMMNKNNVLEDANAHLLNRGISTPIVPVQVKGGVHLKNIADVIDVEYDTLISLNKHLKEQIVPIHKKQYKIYIPYESLNSFIQNVDNIKQVEYQVHYVVAGDNLGKIGKKYGISYKMLKEHNQLTSDALKINQKLIIPIPKIETTNKVATSKANLTREYIVKKGDTLGSIAKNNKIPLNKLVSDNKLGSTVIKEGDKLVIKN, encoded by the coding sequence TTGAGAGTACTATTTACAATATTTTTATTTAGCGTTTTGGCATTTGGTAATTTAATTAGTTTTAATTATGACAATAGAGAAGATATACAAATTCTTAGAGAACTTGACATAGAGTCTGAATTTATAAGAGATTTAGAGTTACAGTCTATGTATGTCAAATATTTAACACAATACAAAGATTATTATATAAAAAGTTTTAATGAATCTGGACTTTTAATACCAAAATTAAAAGAAATTTTGAAGAATGAAGGGATACCTACATCAATTTTGTATCTAGGTATGGCAGAGTCAAATTTTAATTTGGATGCTAAATCTACAATGAGAGCAAAAGGGTTGTGGCAGTTTATTCCAGATACTGCAAAAAGGTTTGGACTTAAAAACGATGAGTATCTTGATGAGAGACTTGATATTGAAAAGTCTACATTAGCAGCTGCAAAATATCTAAAATACTTACATGGGATATTTGGTAAATGGTATTTGGCTACAATAGCGTATAATTGTGGTGAGGGAAGACTTATTGAAGGGATTGTTAGGCTAAGTATTGATATTTATTGCCAAGAAAATCCAGAGTTTTGCAATTCTAAAGAGTATATACAATATAAAGATATTATTTCTAAATATCAGCAAAGACAAGTTGGTTTTAGTGAGCTTAACAAAGTTTATAACGAAGTAAAAAAGCTTGATGTTAGTTTTGGTTTAGCTGATTTATCGATTGTGCAAGAAGGTATTTCTAGGCAATATATACCTTATGAGAGTAGAAATCATATTAAAAAAATAGTTTCCTTTGCAATTATGATGAACAAAAATAATGTTTTAGAAGATGCAAATGCACATTTATTAAATAGGGGAATAAGTACACCAATAGTTCCTGTACAAGTCAAAGGTGGTGTTCATTTAAAGAATATTGCAGATGTTATTGATGTTGAGTATGATACATTAATTTCTTTAAATAAACATCTTAAAGAACAAATTGTTCCAATACATAAAAAACAGTATAAGATTTATATTCCATATGAATCATTAAATTCTTTTATTCAAAATGTAGATAATATTAAACAAGTTGAATATCAAGTTCACTATGTTGTTGCTGGTGATAACTTAGGTAAAATTGGGAAAAAATATGGCATTAGTTACAAAATGTTAAAAGAACATAATCAACTTACATCAGATGCCTTAAAAATTAATCAAAAACTAATTATTCCAATACCAAAAATTGAAACAACAAATAAAGTTGCAACATCAAAAGCAAATTTAACTAGGGAATATATAGTTAAAAAAGGTGACACTTTAGGTTCTATCGCTAAAAACAATAAAATACCATTAAACAAGCTTGTTAGTGATAATAAACTTGGTTCAACAGTAATAAAAGAAGGAGATAAACTTGTTATTAAAAATTAG
- a CDS encoding septal ring lytic transglycosylase RlpA family protein — protein MLLKIRNFVLLSSTVFLFSGCFFTKQVRSTGYYSPTPSGSYIQGNEEIKNSPAMHRATMRPYQVFGKWYHPTTAGVGDEQRGIASWYGPKFHGKKTSNGEIYNMHAITAAHKTLPMNTIVRVDNLDNGKSVVVRVNDRGPFVGDRIIDLSYAAAGAIDMQKKGLANVKLTILGFHGKVATTEAEKQEKASVSSYYIQVGAFRNYSGAKITQDKFKMILDGNYNVIIKEGEFEDKPIHRVWLSGFRSIEEANDFKAANNLDGAMIIAE, from the coding sequence TTGTTATTAAAAATTAGAAATTTTGTTCTTTTATCAAGTACAGTTTTTTTATTTAGCGGTTGTTTTTTTACAAAACAAGTAAGAAGTACAGGGTATTACTCACCAACACCAAGTGGTAGTTATATACAAGGTAATGAGGAGATTAAAAACTCTCCAGCTATGCATAGAGCTACTATGAGACCTTATCAGGTATTTGGTAAATGGTATCATCCAACTACAGCTGGTGTTGGAGATGAACAAAGAGGTATAGCATCTTGGTATGGACCTAAGTTTCATGGTAAAAAAACAAGTAATGGTGAGATATATAATATGCACGCAATAACTGCAGCACATAAGACCTTGCCAATGAACACTATTGTTAGAGTAGATAATCTTGATAATGGTAAGTCAGTAGTTGTAAGAGTTAACGATAGAGGTCCTTTTGTTGGAGATAGGATTATAGATTTATCATATGCAGCTGCTGGTGCTATTGATATGCAAAAAAAAGGGCTTGCTAATGTTAAGCTTACAATTTTAGGTTTTCATGGGAAAGTGGCTACAACTGAAGCTGAAAAACAAGAAAAGGCAAGTGTAAGTAGTTATTATATTCAAGTTGGAGCATTTAGAAACTATAGTGGAGCTAAAATTACTCAAGATAAATTTAAAATGATACTAGATGGTAACTATAATGTTATTATAAAAGAGGGTGAGTTTGAAGATAAACCAATCCATCGTGTGTGGCTAAGTGGGTTTAGAAGTATAGAAGAAGCAAATGACTTTAAGGCAGCAAATAATTTAGACGGTGCTATGATTATAGCTGAATAG
- the hisB gene encoding imidazoleglycerol-phosphate dehydratase HisB, with protein MKEIHRVTKETDIKCKLDLESKEFTINSGIGFFDHMLEALSKHSGIGIELKCKGDTHIDDHHSVEDCGIVIGQALKAEIFPIKAVERYGNATVVMDEASVTVALDLSNRPYLHYDVNVVGKVGDFDTELVEEFFHALVQNAGITAHIVLDRGKNKHHIIEAVFKAFAVALRRALAKNEALGIPSTKGVL; from the coding sequence ATGAAAGAGATACATAGAGTAACAAAAGAAACAGATATAAAATGTAAACTTGATTTAGAAAGTAAAGAGTTTACAATTAATAGTGGTATAGGTTTTTTTGACCATATGCTTGAAGCACTTTCAAAACATAGTGGTATAGGTATTGAGCTTAAATGCAAAGGAGATACTCATATTGATGACCATCATAGTGTTGAAGATTGTGGTATTGTAATAGGACAGGCATTAAAAGCTGAGATTTTTCCAATAAAAGCTGTTGAAAGATATGGTAATGCTACTGTTGTTATGGATGAAGCTAGTGTTACAGTTGCACTTGATCTTAGTAACCGCCCATATTTACATTATGATGTAAATGTTGTTGGCAAAGTTGGGGATTTTGATACAGAACTTGTAGAAGAGTTTTTTCATGCATTAGTACAAAATGCTGGTATTACTGCTCATATAGTATTAGATCGTGGCAAAAATAAACATCATATTATTGAAGCAGTATTTAAAGCTTTTGCAGTAGCACTAAGAAGAGCATTAGCAAAAAATGAAGCTTTAGGAATACCAAGTACAAAAGGTGTTTTATGA
- a CDS encoding KdsC family phosphatase: MIKLLVIDVDGTLTDGKIIYSYTKDDHQEVLKESKEFDVKDGLAIAVWTKKLGLKAAIITGRKSKVVEHRAKELGITHLYQGIDNKLEVLEDIISKEGILYTEVAGIGDDLNDYQMLNRVGLSFCPNDASEYIQEIVDIVCKNKGGSGAVREMIEYICKQYNLEEQFLKAWL; the protein is encoded by the coding sequence ATGATAAAACTTCTTGTAATAGATGTTGATGGTACTTTAACTGATGGTAAGATTATATATTCATACACAAAAGACGACCACCAAGAAGTTTTAAAAGAGAGTAAAGAATTTGATGTAAAAGATGGATTGGCTATAGCAGTCTGGACAAAAAAGTTAGGGTTAAAAGCAGCTATTATAACAGGAAGAAAATCTAAAGTTGTAGAACATAGAGCAAAAGAGCTTGGTATTACTCATCTTTATCAAGGGATTGACAATAAACTTGAAGTATTAGAAGATATTATTTCTAAAGAAGGTATTTTATATACTGAAGTTGCAGGGATTGGTGATGATTTGAATGATTATCAAATGCTAAATAGAGTAGGGCTATCATTTTGTCCAAATGATGCAAGTGAGTATATACAAGAAATTGTTGATATTGTTTGTAAAAATAAAGGTGGTAGTGGTGCTGTTAGAGAGATGATAGAGTATATTTGTAAACAATATAACCTAGAAGAGCAGTTTTTAAAAGCATGGCTATAA
- a CDS encoding LptA/OstA family protein has product MRFFIGLVVLSVCLFADNKLIIDANHFEGNDQDGIVIFTGNVKVTKVKDKLNSDRLEVEMVSTANNEKTPKKYTATGNVDFLVYANEKIYVGRGTKVIYEPLNNKYTILGNGYLEEKVDGRQLYGKEIYLDEITGRAEVVGDDKKPVRFIMKLDENQKEGDIE; this is encoded by the coding sequence ATGAGATTTTTTATTGGGCTTGTTGTTTTATCTGTTTGTTTATTTGCAGATAATAAACTTATTATAGATGCAAATCATTTTGAGGGTAATGACCAAGATGGGATAGTGATTTTTACTGGTAATGTAAAAGTTACAAAAGTAAAAGATAAACTAAATAGTGATAGATTAGAAGTAGAGATGGTGAGTACTGCTAATAATGAAAAAACACCAAAAAAATATACAGCAACTGGTAATGTTGATTTTTTAGTTTATGCAAATGAAAAAATATATGTTGGTAGAGGGACAAAAGTAATCTATGAACCTTTAAATAATAAGTATACAATATTAGGTAATGGATATCTTGAAGAAAAAGTTGACGGGCGACAATTGTATGGAAAAGAGATATATTTAGATGAAATTACAGGTCGTGCAGAAGTAGTTGGAGATGATAAAAAACCTGTAAGATTTATTATGAAATTGGATGAAAATCAAAAAGAAGGTGATATAGAGTGA
- the yihA gene encoding ribosome biogenesis GTP-binding protein YihA/YsxC, which translates to MKIVEAIFVKSATSLKDSLSPDIAEVAFLGRSNVGKSSLLNSLTHKKALAKASSTPGKTKLINFFDIRFKDEEGENFNARFVDLPGFGYAKVAKSLKEEWDKNLTDFLHKRDSLRIFVHLIDSRHPELEIDKSVDEFLRYIKKGDQIIINAFTKIDKLTQSELSKLKAKYPEGIFITNLKQKGVDDLTNKIATYLFGIK; encoded by the coding sequence GTGAAAATAGTAGAAGCGATATTTGTTAAGTCTGCAACATCATTAAAAGACTCTTTGTCTCCAGATATTGCTGAAGTTGCTTTTTTAGGTAGAAGTAATGTCGGCAAAAGTTCATTATTAAATAGTTTGACACATAAAAAAGCATTGGCAAAAGCTTCATCAACTCCTGGTAAAACTAAGTTAATTAATTTTTTTGATATAAGATTTAAGGATGAAGAAGGTGAAAACTTTAATGCAAGATTTGTAGATTTACCAGGTTTTGGATATGCAAAAGTTGCAAAAAGTCTGAAAGAAGAGTGGGATAAAAATTTGACAGATTTTTTACATAAAAGGGATAGTCTTAGAATATTTGTACATTTGATAGACTCAAGACATCCTGAACTTGAAATAGATAAAAGTGTAGATGAGTTTTTAAGATATATAAAAAAGGGCGATCAAATAATTATCAATGCTTTTACAAAAATTGATAAATTGACACAAAGTGAATTATCAAAATTAAAAGCAAAATATCCAGAAGGTATATTTATAACTAATCTAAAACAAAAAGGGGTTGATGATCTTACTAATAAGATAGCAACATATCTTTTTGGAATAAAGTAA
- a CDS encoding N-acetyltransferase produces the protein MSNITYHKPLVYDIEAMQNLVAEEVEKGLILYRTANEMATTIRSYIVAKDGDMIVGFVALHIHSVTLGEVRSLIVKEGYRNQGIGQNLIKRSLHEASALGLKEVLTLTYQKSLFEKLGFNEIPKESIPEQKIWADCIRCKHFPICDEISLIIKL, from the coding sequence ATGTCAAACATTACATATCATAAACCCCTTGTATATGACATTGAAGCTATGCAAAATCTGGTAGCTGAAGAGGTAGAAAAAGGGCTTATTTTATACAGAACTGCAAATGAAATGGCTACAACAATAAGGTCATATATTGTTGCAAAGGATGGTGATATGATTGTTGGCTTTGTAGCTTTACATATCCATTCAGTAACTTTAGGAGAAGTTAGAAGTTTGATAGTAAAAGAGGGGTATAGAAATCAAGGTATTGGGCAAAATCTTATTAAAAGATCTTTACATGAAGCAAGTGCCCTTGGATTAAAAGAAGTTCTTACTTTAACATATCAAAAATCTTTATTTGAAAAACTAGGTTTTAATGAAATCCCAAAAGAGTCTATTCCAGAACAAAAAATTTGGGCTGATTGTATTAGATGTAAACACTTTCCAATATGCGACGAAATATCATTAATTATCAAATTATAG
- the mrdA gene encoding penicillin-binding protein 2, whose protein sequence is MRIKLIVYFISFIMLLIIIRVYNISIKSNTYYDELSKQNHIKKVYQAPTRGIIRDRNGIPIAINNVGFSLSLKPHMTSSNSIQELERIAELISDHFKEYSKDDIIDRYKRQNSPYRHDYISVVDFISYEDFFPKFTLFNSIDNLQISDATKRFYPYGEVGAHIIGYVGKANRVDFNNDEVTKYTSIIGKTGLEQQYNSILQGKLGYKEIKVNALNQEIEVIDFVSPSNNNDIVTTIDINLQKYIHEIFRGKGGVVVVQDVQNGEILAAASFPEYDNNIFVSGISHEQWQEMRNDFNNPFANKIINGLYPPGSVIKMGVALSFLENGLGRNFNVYCSGEILVGNRRFRCWKDEGHGRTDYVKAIAESCDVFFYEGSLKIGISKIAQSLQKLGFGEKTGVDLPNEFVGINPSREWKISRYNKPWFIGETINTSIGQGYFLVTPLQVSRFTSYLASGVLTTPHFVKNDNVEAIELDYLSRDLELMRKGMYETANTSVGTATRHIRTKVPLAAKTGTAQVVGIPQDQKQRMKEDELEYYQRSHAWLTTYGPYDSPQYSVTVLKEHGGYGASATGYEVSKIFDKLIELGYIK, encoded by the coding sequence ATGAGAATTAAGCTTATTGTCTATTTTATATCTTTTATTATGTTACTTATTATCATACGAGTATATAATATATCTATAAAATCAAATACTTATTATGATGAACTTTCAAAACAAAATCATATAAAAAAAGTATATCAAGCCCCTACTAGAGGAATTATTAGAGATAGGAATGGAATCCCAATAGCCATCAATAATGTAGGTTTTTCACTAAGTTTGAAGCCACATATGACATCATCTAACTCAATACAAGAATTAGAAAGGATAGCAGAACTTATAAGTGACCATTTTAAAGAATACTCAAAAGATGATATTATTGACAGATATAAAAGACAAAATTCACCATATAGGCATGACTATATTAGTGTTGTTGATTTTATTTCATATGAGGATTTTTTCCCAAAATTTACATTATTCAATTCTATAGATAATCTTCAAATTAGTGATGCAACAAAAAGGTTTTATCCTTATGGTGAAGTAGGAGCACATATTATTGGATATGTGGGAAAGGCAAATAGGGTAGATTTTAATAATGATGAAGTAACAAAATACACAAGTATAATAGGAAAAACAGGACTTGAACAACAGTATAATTCTATTTTGCAGGGAAAACTTGGCTATAAAGAGATAAAAGTAAATGCTTTAAATCAAGAAATAGAAGTGATTGATTTTGTGTCACCATCAAATAACAATGATATAGTAACCACTATAGATATCAATTTACAAAAATATATACACGAGATTTTTAGAGGAAAAGGTGGGGTTGTTGTTGTTCAAGATGTACAAAATGGAGAAATATTAGCAGCAGCAAGTTTTCCTGAGTATGATAATAATATATTTGTATCAGGAATAAGTCATGAACAGTGGCAAGAGATGAGAAATGATTTTAATAATCCTTTTGCGAATAAGATAATTAATGGGCTTTATCCACCAGGTTCTGTTATAAAAATGGGAGTTGCCCTTTCATTTTTGGAAAATGGACTTGGTAGAAATTTCAATGTATATTGTAGTGGCGAAATACTTGTAGGAAACAGAAGATTTAGATGCTGGAAAGATGAAGGACATGGAAGAACTGATTATGTAAAAGCTATTGCTGAAAGTTGTGATGTCTTTTTTTATGAGGGAAGTTTAAAAATAGGGATAAGTAAAATAGCTCAAAGTTTACAAAAACTTGGTTTTGGAGAAAAAACTGGTGTAGATTTACCTAATGAATTTGTAGGAATTAATCCAAGTAGAGAATGGAAAATAAGTAGATATAATAAACCATGGTTTATTGGTGAAACAATAAATACTTCAATCGGACAAGGATATTTCTTAGTTACTCCATTACAAGTTTCTAGATTTACATCTTACTTGGCTTCTGGTGTATTAACTACACCACATTTTGTGAAAAATGACAATGTTGAGGCAATTGAACTTGATTATTTAAGTCGTGATTTGGAATTAATGAGAAAAGGGATGTATGAGACTGCAAATACATCTGTAGGGACAGCAACTAGACATATAAGAACAAAAGTTCCTCTAGCTGCTAAAACTGGTACAGCTCAAGTTGTTGGGATTCCTCAAGATCAAAAACAAAGAATGAAAGAAGATGAACTAGAATATTATCAAAGGTCACATGCTTGGCTTACAACATATGGACCATATGATTCACCACAATATAGTGTAACAGTATTAAAAGAACATGGTGGATATGGTGCCTCGGCAACTGGATATGAAGTAAGCAAGATATTTGATAAGTTGATTGAATTAGGATATATTAAATAA
- the fliW gene encoding flagellar assembly protein FliW, with amino-acid sequence MSTVTYEVKKPILGFEEIESVNLEKNDGITSVLSDPKSGISITLLNTFVDGDGFDVPASVKALLDMNDNTNFSVYFVVVLNKSNLQNSSINLGAPMIFNEDNKTMAQVAINSEIGTVSELFNA; translated from the coding sequence ATGAGCACAGTTACATATGAGGTTAAAAAACCTATTTTAGGTTTTGAAGAAATCGAGTCAGTAAATTTAGAGAAAAATGATGGTATTACTAGTGTTTTAAGTGATCCAAAAAGTGGTATTAGTATTACACTTCTTAATACCTTTGTTGATGGCGATGGTTTTGATGTACCTGCTTCAGTAAAAGCTTTACTTGATATGAATGATAATACGAACTTCTCAGTTTATTTTGTTGTTGTTTTAAATAAATCTAACTTACAAAATTCTTCAATCAATCTAGGTGCACCTATGATTTTTAATGAAGATAACAAAACTATGGCACAAGTGGCAATAAATAGTGAAATTGGAACAGTTTCTGAACTTTTCAATGCTTAA